A stretch of the Macaca thibetana thibetana isolate TM-01 chromosome X, ASM2454274v1, whole genome shotgun sequence genome encodes the following:
- the HNRNPH2 gene encoding heterogeneous nuclear ribonucleoprotein H2, with amino-acid sequence MMLSTEGREGFVVKVRGLPWSCSADEVMRFFSDCKIQNGTSGIRFIYTREGRPSGEAFVELESEEEVKLALKKDRETMGHRYVEVFKSNSVEMDWVLKHTGPNSPDTANDGFVRLRGLPFGCSKEEIVQFFSGLEIVPNGMTLPVDFQGRSTGEAFVQFASQEIAEKALKKHKERIGHRYIEIFKSSRAEVRTHYDPPRKLMAMQRPGPYDRPGAGRGYNSIGRGAGFERMRRGAYGGGYGGYDDYGGYNDGYGFGSDRFGRDLNYCFSGMSDHRYGDGGSSFQSTTGHCVHMRGLPYRATENDIYNFFSPLNPMRVHIEIGPDGRVTGEADVEFATHEDAVAAMAKDKANMQHRYVELFLNSTAGTSGGAYDHSYVELFLNSTAGASGGAYGSQMMGGMGLSNQSSYGGPASQQLSGGYGGGYGGQSSMSGYDQVLQENSSDYQSNLA; translated from the coding sequence ATGATGCTGAGCACGGAAGGCAGGGAGGGGTTCGTGGTGAAGGTCAGGGGCCTACCCTGGTCCTGCTCAGCCGATGAAGTGATGCGCTTCTTCTCTGATTGCAAGATCCAAAATGGCACATCAGGTATTCGTTTCATCTACACCAGAGAAGGCAGACCAAGTGGTGAAGCATTTGTTGAACTTGAATCTGAAGAGGAAGTGAAATTGGCTTTGAAGAAGGACAGAGAAACCATGGGACACAGATACGTTGAAGTATTCAAGTCTAACAGTGTTGAAATGGATTGGGTGTTGAAGCATACAGGTCCGAATAGCCCTGATACTGCCAACGATGGCTTCGTCCGGCTTAGAGGACTCCCATTTGGCTGTAGCAAGGAAGAGATTGTTCAGTTCTTTTCAGGGTTGGAAATTGTGCCAAATGGGATGACACTGCCAGTGGACTTTCAGGGGCGAAGCACAGGGGAAGCCTTTGTGCAGTTTGCTTCGCAGGAGATAGCTGAGAAGGCCTTAAAGAAACACAAGGAAAGAATAGGGCACAGGTACATTGAGATCTTCAAGAGTAGCCGAGCTGAAGTTCGAACCCACTATGATCCCCCTCGAAAGCTCATGGCTATGCAGCGGCCAGGTCCCTATGATAGGCCGGGGGCTGGCAGAGGGTATAATAGCATTGGCAGAGGAGCTGGGTTTGAAAGGATGAGGCGTGGTGCCTACGGTGGAGGGTATGGAGGCTATGATGACTATGGTGGCTATAATGATGGATATGGCTTTGGGTCTGATAGATTTGGAAGAGACCTCAATTACTGTTTTTCAGGAATGTCTGATCATAGATATGGAGATGGTGGGTCCAGTTTCCAGAGCACCACAGGGCACTGTGTACACATGAGGGGGTTACCTTACAGAGCCACTGAGaatgatatttataatttcttctcaCCTCTTAATCCCATGAGAGTACATATTGAAATTGGACCCGATGGCAGAGTTACTGGTGAGGCAGATGTTGAATTTGCTACTCATGAAGATGCTGTGGCAGCTATGGCAAAAGACAAAGCTAATATGCAACATAGATATGTGGAGCTCTTCTTAAATTCTACTGCAGGAACAAGTGGGGGTGCTTACGATCACAGCTATGTAGAACTTTTTTTGAATTCTACAGCAGGGGCAAGTGGCGGGGCTTATGGTAGCCAAATGATGGGAGGGATGGGCTTATCCAACCAGTCTAGTTATGGAGGTCCTGCTAGCCAGCAGCTGAGTGGTGGTTATGGAGGTGGTTATGGTGGTCAGAGCAGTATGAGTGGATATGACCAAGTTCTGCAGGAAAATTCCAGTGACTATCAGTCAAACCTTGCTTAG
- the GLA gene encoding alpha-galactosidase A has translation MQLRNPEMHLGCALALLFLTLVSWDIPGARALDNGLARTPTMGWLHWERFMCNLDCQEEPDSCISEKLFMEMAELMVSDGWKDAGYEYLCIDDCWMAPQRDLEGRLQADPQRFPHGIRQLANYVHSKGLKLGIYADVGNKTCAGFPGSFGYYDIDAQTFADWGVDLLKFDGCYCDSLEKLADGYKHMSLALNRTGRSIVYSCEWPLYMWPFQKPNYTEIRQYCNHWRNFADIDDSWKSIKSILDWTSFNQERIVDVAGPGGWNDPDMLVIGNFGLSWNQQVTQMALWAIMAAPLFMSNDLRHISPQAKALLQDKDVIAINQDPLGKQGYQLRQGDNFEVWERPLSDLAWAVAMINRQEIGGPRSYTIAVASLGKGVACNPACFITQLLPVKRKLGFYEWTSRLRSHINPTGTVLLRLENTMQMSIKDLL, from the exons ATGCAGCTGAGGAACCCAGAAATGCATCTGGGCTGCGCGCTTGCGCTTCTCTTCCTGACCCTCGTTTCCTGGGACATCCCTGGGGCCAGAGCACTGGACAATGGATTGGCCAGGACGCCTACCATGGGCTGGCTGCACTGGGAGCGCTTCATGTGCAACCTTGACTGCCAGGAAGAGCCAGATTCCTGCATCAG TGAGAAGCTCTTCATGGAGATGGCAGAGCTCATGGTCTCAGATGGCTGGAAGGATGCAGGTTATGAGTACCTCTGCATTGATGACTGTTGGATGGCTCCCCAAAGAGATTTAGAAGGCAGACTTCAGGCAGACCCTCAGCGCTTTCCTCATGGGATTCGCCAGCTAGCTAATTAT GTTCACAGCAAAGGACTGAAGCTAGGGATTTATGCAGATGTTGGAAATAAAACCTGCGCAGGCTTCCCTGGGAGTTTTGGATACTATGACATTGATGCCCAGACCTTTGCTGACTGGGGAGTAGATCTGCTGAAATTTGATGGTTGTTACTGTGACAGTTTGGAAAAGTTGGCAGATG GTTATAAGCACATGTCCTTGGCCCTGAATAGGACTGGCAGAAGCATTGTGTACTCCTGTGAGTGGCCTCTTTATATGTGGCCATTTCAAAAG CCCAATTACACAGAAATCCGACAGTACTGCAATCACTGGCGAAATTTTGCTGACATTGATGATTCCTGGAAAAGTATAAAGAGTATCTTGGACTGGACATCTTTTAACCAGGAGAGAATTGTTGATGTTGCTGGACCAGGGGGTTGGAATGACCCAGATATG TTAGTGATTGGCAACTTTGGCCTCAGCTGGAATCAGCAAGTAACTCAGATGGCCCTCTGGGCTATCATGGCTGCTCCTTTATTCATGTCTAATGACCTCCGACACATCAGCCCTCAAGCCAAAGCTCTCCTTCAGGATAAGGATGTAATTGCCATCAATCAGGACCCCTTGGGCAAGCAGGGGTACCAGCTTAGACAG GGAGACAACTTTGAAGTATGGGAAAGACCTCTCTCAGACTTAGCCTGGGCTGTAGCTATGATAAACCGGCAGGAGATCGGTGGACCTCGCTCTTATACCATCGCGGTTGCTTCCCTGGGTAAAGGAGTGGCCTGTAATCCTGCTTGCTTCATCACACAGCTCCTCCCTGTGAAAAGGAAGCTAGGGTTCTATGAATGGACTTCAAGGTTAAGAAGTCACATAAATCCCACAGGCACTGTTTTGCTTCGGCTAGAAAATACAATGCAGATGTCAATTAAAgacttactttaa